The following proteins are encoded in a genomic region of Diabrotica virgifera virgifera chromosome 1, PGI_DIABVI_V3a:
- the LOC114324954 gene encoding DET1 homolog: MENFRKRRRIKPQNIVIRLDHRQIYGYKRPGTHFHTARQFYQNVFPNYTVINIEKPPCFLRKFSPDGKHFIAFSADQACLEIYFYRGPAAAADLLRNCDHRNEEHKLFEIKTKMFERFFTLKHLVSVAKGTEQLNRECSLFSEDGRYVIIGSASFIPEEIRPHFYEIYTSNESVTPNLQSPLEDYTLYLIDLHLGKLCDTRKFKVDKIFLSHNQGLYLYRDTLAVLSVQHQLIHIFQILDGMFVDIKKIGRFCYEDDSYIYNSVFPFERAFRETCINSLKHRLLTFLYRRAAAISARNNNPTELRKFYHSFGNFASLKMWKMQLLDDNTLFIKYASEEVVTLKSTDVNSQPQFFVVYDVKSSNILAIYENSSRELLDLFENFADFFRNASIYNETQFTCSPSNNLYARLLQKRFKQTITNAKFGGQTEAIKRLCAQLPISAQSYSCSPYLDLALFSYDEKYVSVMERPKACGEHAIRFYSRDSGFLRFKICAGITRPSTPPMRRLVAFTFHPTDPFAISVQRANAEYIVSFHIRYDGVSTDEDGESPYLLNFL, from the coding sequence ATGGAAAACTTTCGCAAGCGAAGACGAATAAAACCGCAGAATATAGTCATACGTTTGGATCACAGACAGATATACGGGTACAAACGTCCTGGAACTCATTTTCACACCGCGcgacaattttaccaaaatgttTTCCCGAATTACACAGTTATAAATATAGAAAAACCACCGTGTTTCCTAAGAAAATTTAGTCCGGATGGCAAACATTTCATAGCTTTCTCTGCCGATCAAGCTTGCCTTGAGATTTACTTCTACAGAGGGCCAGCTGCAGCTGCAGATTTGTTACGAAACTGCGACCACCGAAATGAAGAACATAAACTATTCGAGATCAAAACGAAAATGTTTGAAAGATTTTTTACGTTGAAACATCTGGTTAGCGTGGCCAAAGGTACAGAGCAACTGAACAGAGAATGTAGTCTATTCAGCGAAGACGGGAGATACGTCATAATAGGATCAGCTTCTTTTATACCAGAAGAGATAAGACCACATTTTTATGAAATCTACACAAGCAATGAATCCGTAACTCCCAACCTTCAGTCACCTTTAGAAGACTACACGCTATATTTGATTGATCTACATTTAGGAAAACTCTGCGACACTAGGAAGTTTAAAGTAGACAAGATATTTTTGTCCCACAATCAAGGGTTGTACCTCTACAGAGACACTCTTGCTGTTTTATCCGTGCAGCATCAACTCATTCATATATTCCAAATTCTGGACGGCATGTTTGttgatataaagaaaataggAAGGTTTTGTTACGAAGATGATTCTTATATTTACAATTCTGTGTTTCCTTTTGAGAGAGCATTTAGAGAAACTTGTATAAATTCGTTAAAACACAGATTACTTACGTTCTTATATCGAAGGGCTGCAGCTATAAGTGCCAGGAACAATAATCCCACTGAGTTAAGAAAGTTTTATCATTCTTTTGGTAATTTCGCCTCTCTAAAGATGTGGAAGATGCAGCTATTGGACGATAATACGTTATTTATAAAATACGCTTCTGAAGAAGTCGTAACGCTTAAATCAACAGACGTGAACAGCCAACCTCAGTTCTTTGTAGTGTACGATGTGAAATCAAGCAATATATTAGCAATATACGAGAATTCATCCAGAGAGTTGCTGGATCTTTTTGAAAATTTCGCTGATTTCTTCCGAAACGCTAGTATATATAACGAAACTCAGTTCACGTGCAGTCCTTCTAACAACTTATATGCTCGCCTTCTCCAAAAACGGTTTAAACAGACAATTACAAACGCTAAGTTTGGAGGGCAAACCGAAGCTATTAAAAGACTGTGTGCTCAACTGCCTATCAGTGCCCAATCGTACAGTTGTTCCCCTTACCTCGACTTAGCTCTATTCAGCTATGATGAAAAGTATGTGTCGGTTATGGAACGCCCTAAAGCCTGCGGTGAACACGCCATTCGGTTTTATTCTAGAGACTCTGGGTTCTTGAGGTTTAAAATTTGTGCTGGTATTACCAGACCTAGCACTCCCCCTATGAGAAGACTCGTCGCTTTTACCTTTCATCCCACCGATCCCTTTGCTATCTCGGTACAGCGAGCTAATGCTGAGTATATCGTCAGTTTTCATATAAGATACGATGGCGTATCAACTGACGAAGATGGCGAGAGTCCCTATCTgctgaattttttataa